The following are from one region of the Rosistilla carotiformis genome:
- a CDS encoding ImuA family protein produces MSVQLQLWDEPAKTLAFPERKAQPPVEPPLAAGSAELAAAPPDAKTDVFSTLQSCSKNGEQDECQPPAAKADVLSSLRKQLRRVEAARRPESQAISSGIEPLDALLPQAGYPPGSLVEWIDVGHAGGAAWLSLTGAVAAHRHTGGKVVIVDTERTFYPPAAIAAGLPADAIVLLQPKSREDLIWSLDQSLRCSAVAAVWGRIGNLQDNDARRLQLAAETGATLGMLLRPATAIRQTSWAEVRWLVRGVVPRSAAPTSILTANSDRLLAVRLLRARGATAGQQLMLQIDQQSRIVRKELPRESKSAQHLAAELAHPKTARRQQSARRA; encoded by the coding sequence ATGTCTGTGCAACTGCAATTGTGGGATGAGCCTGCAAAAACGCTAGCATTTCCGGAAAGGAAGGCTCAGCCGCCGGTGGAACCACCGCTGGCCGCGGGTTCTGCCGAGCTAGCTGCCGCGCCGCCAGACGCCAAAACTGACGTTTTTTCCACACTGCAATCTTGCTCGAAAAACGGTGAGCAGGACGAGTGCCAGCCGCCCGCAGCCAAAGCGGACGTTTTATCGAGCTTGCGAAAGCAGCTACGCCGCGTCGAAGCGGCTCGGCGTCCCGAATCGCAGGCCATCTCTTCGGGCATCGAACCGCTGGACGCACTGCTCCCCCAAGCCGGTTATCCCCCTGGTTCATTGGTCGAATGGATCGACGTCGGGCACGCCGGCGGTGCGGCTTGGTTGTCGCTGACCGGTGCGGTCGCAGCGCATCGGCACACCGGCGGCAAGGTCGTGATCGTCGACACCGAGCGGACGTTTTATCCCCCCGCCGCGATCGCTGCGGGGTTGCCAGCCGATGCGATCGTGCTGCTGCAGCCCAAGTCGCGGGAAGACCTGATCTGGTCGCTCGACCAATCGCTTCGCTGTTCCGCGGTGGCGGCGGTTTGGGGACGCATCGGGAATCTGCAGGACAACGATGCCCGGCGGTTGCAATTGGCTGCCGAAACGGGAGCCACGTTGGGGATGTTGCTGCGGCCAGCGACAGCGATCCGGCAAACCAGTTGGGCTGAGGTCCGTTGGCTGGTCCGCGGAGTCGTCCCCCGATCGGCTGCCCCGACCTCCATCCTGACGGCGAATTCCGACCGCTTGCTGGCCGTGCGGTTGCTGCGTGCCCGCGGGGCTACGGCCGGACAGCAATTGATGCTGCAGATCGATCAACAGTCGCGAATCGTTCGCAAGGAACTGCCACGTGAATCCAAGAGTGCTCAGCATTTGGCTGCCGAATTGGCCCATCCAAAGACTGCACGCCGCCAGCAATCTGCCCGCCGGGCCTGA